Proteins from a single region of Methanoculleus horonobensis:
- a CDS encoding DUF7288 family protein, which translates to MVNDRGQLYTMEGVAAGLIMLLTVYIVISTTSIYTPGDTHIPDMQLEQLGSDVLAMMDTPDADGSESQLTTLVKGGAPDGDTLKDRFLDYCKMRAGSDDANLRAQAYLSYRTASGSVNTTPLSSADAEFTGRENTVRVTRWVQLDGSLLGMPGDMRTDPQAVLVEVLLWRA; encoded by the coding sequence ATGGTGAACGACAGAGGCCAGCTTTACACGATGGAGGGCGTCGCGGCCGGGCTCATCATGCTGCTCACCGTGTACATCGTCATCAGCACGACGAGCATCTACACCCCCGGCGACACGCACATCCCGGATATGCAGCTCGAACAACTCGGGAGCGACGTCCTCGCGATGATGGATACACCGGATGCGGATGGGAGCGAGAGTCAACTGACCACGCTCGTAAAGGGGGGAGCCCCGGACGGCGATACGCTCAAGGACAGATTCCTCGACTACTGCAAGATGCGGGCGGGAAGCGATGACGCCAACCTCAGGGCCCAGGCCTACCTCTCCTACAGGACAGCGAGCGGCAGCGTAAACACAACCCCGCTCTCTTCAGCGGACGCGGAGTTCACCGGGCGTGAGAACACCGTCCGGGTGACCCGGTGGGTGCAACTGGATGGGAGCCTCCTAGGTATGCCCGGAGACATGCGAACAGATCCTCAGGCCGTCCTCGTGGAGGTGCTGCTATGGCGTGCATGA
- a CDS encoding DUF7289 family protein, translating into MNDKAVSEAVGFVLILGIVISGIGLVTLYGYPVLVKEQSNTDVKNMERAMIVIQNDMKSLCFKNVPYKETSLQVSGGTFEVINASQYGCFINVTNGTTLFQKNYTVGALTYRSDRGTAVTTLENGAVMIRQDGATGSAMLAEPRWFYDNSTDTLVIYIMNITTDTLMAKSGMTTVRMGLEGSETQSIPVAPGDNVTVEYTSSPSGDYSTAWENYLTGASVGMQRSALNSYYERNDVKTLVIKEYRIKIHDI; encoded by the coding sequence ATGAATGATAAGGCGGTATCGGAGGCAGTCGGGTTCGTCCTGATCCTCGGAATCGTCATCAGCGGCATCGGGCTCGTCACGCTCTACGGCTACCCGGTGCTCGTCAAGGAGCAGAGCAACACCGACGTAAAGAACATGGAGCGGGCGATGATCGTCATCCAGAACGATATGAAGAGCCTCTGCTTCAAGAACGTGCCTTACAAGGAGACATCGCTCCAGGTGAGCGGCGGGACGTTCGAGGTGATCAACGCCAGCCAGTACGGCTGCTTCATCAACGTCACGAACGGCACCACCCTGTTCCAGAAGAACTACACCGTAGGTGCACTGACCTACCGATCCGACCGGGGCACCGCGGTGACCACCCTTGAGAACGGCGCGGTGATGATACGCCAGGACGGGGCGACGGGGTCGGCGATGCTTGCGGAGCCGCGGTGGTTCTACGATAATTCCACGGATACGCTTGTCATCTACATCATGAACATCACCACCGACACGTTGATGGCGAAGTCCGGGATGACGACGGTGAGGATGGGCCTGGAGGGGTCCGAGACACAGTCGATCCCTGTTGCGCCCGGAGACAACGTGACGGTGGAGTATACGAGCAGTCCGTCGGGCGACTACTCGACGGCGTGGGAGAACTACCTGACCGGCGCCTCGGTCGGAATGCAGAGGTCCGCGCTTAACAGTTACTACGAACGGAACGATGTCAAGACACTTGTCATAAAAGAGTACAGGATCAAGATCCACGACATCTAA
- the eif1A gene encoding translation initiation factor eIF-1A — translation MTDPTKRKPGSAGGESGDEIIRVRLPNKRNREMFGNAELMLGANHIKIRCFDGVTRTGRIKGKIKKKVWIREGDILVIVPWSFQDEKCDIIYRYTKPQVEWLRKNRYL, via the coding sequence CTGACAGATCCTACGAAGCGCAAGCCCGGATCCGCTGGAGGAGAATCGGGGGATGAAATTATCCGCGTGCGCCTGCCGAACAAGAGAAACCGGGAGATGTTCGGGAACGCCGAACTGATGCTGGGCGCAAATCATATCAAGATCCGCTGCTTCGACGGGGTGACGCGTACCGGGCGGATCAAGGGCAAGATCAAGAAGAAGGTCTGGATCCGGGAAGGAGACATTCTGGTGATCGTCCCCTGGAGTTTCCAGGACGAGAAGTGCGATATCATCTACCGCTACACCAAACCCCAGGTGGAATGGCTCCGGAAGAACCGGTATCTCTGA
- a CDS encoding metallophosphoesterase: MAILMLIVLPSMTGYMAWEARAVEVTVLEIDGAPEGIVYITDPHVKGSNIDHVREVIGEVNRLNPTLVLIGGDFATGEEEDFTSQEVWRSLDAPAYAVLGNHDYRVGIDGPTGIERTLATRASAVVAAGAYDLSGLNDGSADTAFADELAATLEENGVNILRNEYVRVPVGDEEIVIVGIDDGWAGMADPPEVPATDAFTLYLIHEPSCRADWDADLILSGHTHGGQFLFPVIKQLNDLGVIELTGLFDGDGKTPTYVSRGICTSSLAGVELRFNCQPEIVLINPTGEQLRAIA, from the coding sequence ATGGCGATACTCATGCTCATCGTGCTTCCTTCCATGACCGGCTACATGGCCTGGGAAGCACGCGCCGTCGAGGTGACCGTTCTTGAGATCGACGGCGCACCCGAAGGCATCGTCTACATCACCGACCCCCACGTCAAGGGATCCAACATCGACCACGTCCGGGAGGTGATCGGCGAGGTCAATCGCTTGAACCCCACGCTTGTCCTGATCGGCGGCGACTTCGCCACCGGCGAGGAGGAAGACTTCACATCCCAGGAGGTATGGAGGTCGCTCGACGCACCGGCCTACGCCGTGCTCGGGAACCACGACTACCGGGTGGGGATCGACGGCCCGACGGGCATCGAGAGGACGCTCGCCACCCGGGCGTCGGCCGTGGTCGCCGCCGGCGCCTACGATCTCTCGGGCTTAAACGACGGTTCCGCCGACACCGCGTTCGCCGACGAACTTGCCGCGACGCTTGAAGAGAACGGGGTGAACATCCTCAGGAACGAATACGTCCGCGTTCCCGTAGGAGATGAGGAGATCGTCATCGTCGGGATCGACGACGGGTGGGCAGGGATGGCGGATCCGCCCGAGGTTCCGGCGACGGACGCGTTCACCCTCTACCTCATCCACGAACCCTCGTGCCGGGCGGACTGGGACGCCGACCTCATCCTCTCCGGCCATACCCACGGCGGCCAGTTCCTCTTCCCGGTCATCAAGCAGTTGAACGACCTCGGCGTCATCGAACTCACCGGCCTCTTTGATGGCGACGGGAAGACGCCGACCTATGTCTCCCGCGGGATCTGCACATCGAGTCTCGCGGGGGTGGAACTCCGGTTCAACTGCCAGCCCGAGATCGTTTTGATAAACCCGACCGGGGAGCAACTCCGGGCGATCGCCTGA
- a CDS encoding restriction endonuclease, with translation MKHVTKVDGGRQPFDRLKVQRTLRRMGVGAEEAERIAGEIEASVPDGVRTAAVLRMIRARAKAVRPAVAHRTNLRRALALLRPKPDFEEFVRVLLREHGYLVETGCVLAGRCGEHEVDAIAQKDGVTIFVEVKHHASHHRVTGLDEGRIARAIIEDLQEGFRSGRCVVAIDGALIVCNTKLSEHAKRYATCRGIGHIGWDYPEEQNLRTMIEETQSYPITIVAGVSRSVSTRLAAAGVVTAKQVAYGDAATIARDAGIPLKEVLLIAGRARAVLEP, from the coding sequence ATGAAGCACGTCACGAAGGTCGACGGCGGCCGGCAGCCGTTCGATCGGCTGAAAGTGCAGCGGACGCTCCGAAGGATGGGCGTCGGCGCGGAGGAGGCCGAACGGATCGCCGGTGAGATCGAGGCGTCGGTGCCGGACGGGGTGAGGACCGCCGCAGTTCTCCGGATGATCCGCGCCCGGGCAAAGGCCGTCCGCCCTGCAGTCGCGCACCGGACGAACCTTCGGAGAGCGCTCGCCCTCCTGCGCCCGAAACCGGACTTCGAGGAGTTCGTGCGGGTTCTCCTCCGTGAGCACGGTTACCTGGTCGAAACCGGGTGCGTTCTCGCCGGGCGGTGCGGGGAGCACGAGGTGGATGCCATCGCACAAAAAGACGGCGTCACCATCTTTGTCGAGGTGAAGCACCACGCAAGCCACCACCGGGTGACTGGTCTCGACGAAGGCCGGATCGCCCGGGCTATCATCGAAGATCTTCAGGAGGGGTTCCGGTCGGGACGGTGCGTCGTTGCGATCGACGGCGCCCTGATCGTCTGCAACACCAAACTCTCGGAGCACGCGAAACGCTACGCCACCTGCCGGGGGATCGGGCATATCGGGTGGGATTACCCGGAGGAGCAGAACCTTCGGACGATGATCGAGGAGACGCAGTCTTACCCGATCACGATCGTTGCCGGGGTGAGCCGGTCGGTCTCCACCAGATTGGCCGCCGCCGGGGTCGTCACCGCAAAGCAGGTCGCCTACGGTGACGCCGCGACCATCGCCCGCGATGCGGGCATCCCCCTCAAGGAGGTGCTGCTGATCGCCGGGCGGGCGCGTGCCGTTCTCGAACCGTGA
- a CDS encoding ketopantoate reductase family protein translates to MESLQRPVVLILGAGAVGLALAGRLAAAGAVYAACRPVHAGAIRERGLTMEGVWGDGIVRGVIPVTGPADVPSAVDFIIITAKGTATRAICEEYAGAIRGRPTASLQNGIGNEGIIAEYTDTVIGGTVTTNFSIAGPGHVRVLSESAPMRFGLWSGGDDEVLERLIGIVRSAGIPVEAEPDIRAGKWAKALLNIAVNPICALLRAPVGVAADEEIRGIVDGLVRETFAVAGAEGVRLPWATADDYLDYLFGVQVPDFAAVYPSMYHDLRLGRRTEIDLLNGCVARLGERHGIPTPQNRCIAGLVRYIEAHPDGR, encoded by the coding sequence ATGGAGTCACTGCAACGCCCGGTTGTCCTGATCCTCGGCGCGGGAGCGGTCGGCCTCGCCCTCGCCGGGAGACTTGCCGCGGCTGGAGCGGTCTACGCGGCCTGCCGGCCGGTGCATGCCGGCGCGATACGGGAACGAGGCCTCACGATGGAGGGGGTCTGGGGAGATGGTATCGTCAGGGGGGTTATACCGGTCACGGGGCCGGCCGACGTTCCATCGGCGGTCGATTTCATCATCATCACCGCGAAGGGCACCGCCACCCGGGCGATCTGTGAGGAGTACGCCGGGGCGATCCGGGGCAGGCCGACGGCAAGCCTCCAGAACGGGATCGGGAACGAGGGGATCATCGCGGAGTACACCGATACCGTCATCGGCGGAACCGTGACGACGAACTTCTCGATCGCGGGCCCGGGCCACGTCCGGGTCTTGAGCGAGAGCGCCCCGATGCGGTTCGGGCTCTGGTCCGGCGGCGACGATGAGGTTCTGGAGAGGCTGATCGGAATCGTCCGCTCCGCCGGGATTCCGGTCGAGGCCGAACCCGATATCCGCGCCGGCAAGTGGGCGAAAGCCCTCCTCAACATTGCGGTGAACCCGATCTGCGCCCTCCTCCGCGCCCCGGTCGGGGTGGCCGCCGACGAGGAGATCCGCGGGATCGTCGACGGCCTCGTCCGCGAGACCTTCGCCGTCGCGGGTGCCGAAGGGGTGCGGCTCCCCTGGGCGACCGCCGACGACTACCTTGACTACCTCTTCGGCGTGCAGGTGCCCGACTTCGCCGCGGTCTACCCCTCCATGTACCACGACCTCCGGCTGGGGCGCCGGACGGAGATCGATCTCCTCAACGGCTGCGTGGCACGCCTCGGCGAACGCCACGGCATCCCAACGCCGCAGAACCGGTGCATCGCCGGTCTCGTCCGCTACATCGAGGCGCACCCGGACGGCCGGTGA
- a CDS encoding pro-sigmaK processing inhibitor BofA family protein, with protein MSLLTGLLALILVIVLAFVLYKVVKSVTTLIINAVVGVILLWLINLLDLMQLVGRPDIPINILTVLICAIGGVFGVLVTAVLHLLGIPLTL; from the coding sequence ATGAGCTTACTCACGGGACTCCTGGCTCTGATCCTGGTGATCGTTCTTGCGTTCGTCCTCTACAAGGTCGTAAAGAGCGTCACCACCCTCATCATCAACGCCGTCGTGGGCGTGATCCTGCTCTGGCTCATCAACCTCCTCGATCTGATGCAACTCGTCGGCCGGCCTGACATCCCGATAAACATCCTTACCGTCCTGATCTGTGCAATCGGCGGGGTCTTCGGCGTCCTCGTCACGGCGGTGCTGCACCTCCTCGGGATACCGCTGACGCTGTAA
- a CDS encoding transglutaminase-like domain-containing protein, which translates to MVWGIINAIFLLSLLIPQGHLIYDGGGGDSGFETVGEAGADGIALLSKPLTADTGDALVDQVGRRTFACVDGAPRLFPTGLDATLAHGVGDCTDLALLRTEVLRRNGVAARPVHGIIIWDTEAFRTNALHVEFLGKGVAVHDWVELGDGRTMGAYEGDPAVRCVKIGEGVCFQPVFKSLGYL; encoded by the coding sequence GTGGTTTGGGGCATTATTAACGCGATTTTCCTCCTCTCCCTCCTCATCCCTCAGGGGCACCTGATCTATGACGGCGGAGGAGGGGATAGCGGGTTTGAGACTGTCGGAGAAGCAGGGGCGGATGGAATCGCCCTCCTCTCCAAACCCCTCACGGCAGATACCGGGGACGCCCTCGTCGACCAGGTGGGCCGGAGAACGTTCGCCTGCGTCGATGGTGCCCCTCGCCTCTTTCCGACGGGCCTCGACGCGACCCTTGCCCACGGGGTGGGCGACTGCACCGACCTCGCGCTCCTCCGGACGGAGGTTCTCCGGCGAAACGGCGTTGCCGCCCGTCCGGTTCACGGCATCATAATCTGGGATACGGAGGCGTTCCGGACAAATGCCCTCCACGTCGAGTTCCTCGGGAAGGGTGTTGCCGTCCACGACTGGGTCGAGCTCGGCGACGGCCGGACGATGGGCGCTTACGAAGGGGATCCTGCGGTGCGGTGCGTGAAGATCGGCGAGGGGGTCTGCTTCCAGCCTGTCTTCAAGTCGCTCGGGTACCTCTAG
- a CDS encoding BaiN/RdsA family NAD(P)/FAD-dependent oxidoreductase → MNETIAIIGGGPAGLFCALQAAGEGRDIVVFEKKPSPGRKLLVAGSGQCNITHDGEIADFLSHYGDHGAFLRPALMNFTNRDLARFFAGRGLRMETEPGGKVFPETRKSADVLAVLLAECAARGVEVRSSDPVLAVERDDDGFLVTTKTGTTRVGTLVIATGGASYPVTGSTGDGYAFARALGQPVTETAPALAPVYVEDYLFADLAGISFQNLTLSVYRDGKRARQHTGDLLFTHTGLSGPGILDLSRAVRPGDVLRVAFLSGATSEEVRKRLADAVAAGGARQVKTVLSGLPLPERFVRRLLDLAGVSAEETCAHLGKKARNALAASIAEFPFRVARLGGFNEAMATRGGVALEGINPKTMASKIVPNLYCIGEVLDIDGDTGGYNLQAAFSTAALAARHIAGGNASR, encoded by the coding sequence GTGAACGAGACCATCGCGATCATCGGAGGAGGGCCCGCCGGGCTCTTCTGCGCCCTGCAGGCGGCAGGAGAGGGACGAGACATCGTCGTCTTCGAGAAGAAGCCATCGCCGGGCAGAAAACTCCTCGTTGCCGGGTCGGGGCAGTGCAACATCACCCACGACGGCGAAATAGCCGACTTCCTCTCCCATTACGGCGACCACGGGGCGTTCCTCCGGCCCGCGCTCATGAACTTCACCAACCGGGATCTCGCCCGGTTCTTCGCCGGCCGGGGTCTTCGCATGGAGACCGAGCCCGGGGGGAAGGTCTTCCCGGAGACCCGGAAGTCCGCCGACGTCCTCGCCGTCCTCCTCGCGGAGTGCGCCGCCCGCGGGGTGGAGGTACGGTCTAGCGACCCCGTGCTGGCCGTCGAGCGCGATGACGACGGGTTCCTGGTCACGACGAAGACGGGCACCACCCGGGTCGGCACCCTCGTCATCGCCACCGGCGGTGCGTCCTACCCCGTCACCGGCTCGACCGGCGACGGCTACGCCTTTGCCCGGGCCCTCGGGCAACCGGTAACAGAGACTGCCCCGGCGCTTGCCCCGGTCTACGTCGAGGACTACCTGTTCGCCGACCTCGCCGGGATCTCCTTTCAGAACCTCACCCTCTCCGTCTACCGCGACGGAAAACGCGCCCGCCAGCATACCGGCGACCTCCTCTTCACCCACACCGGACTCTCGGGCCCGGGCATCCTCGACCTCTCCCGCGCCGTCCGCCCCGGCGACGTGCTCCGGGTCGCGTTCCTCTCCGGGGCAACCTCGGAGGAGGTCAGAAAGCGCCTCGCCGACGCGGTCGCGGCGGGCGGGGCCCGGCAGGTGAAGACCGTTCTCTCCGGTCTTCCCCTCCCCGAGCGGTTCGTCCGGCGGCTCCTCGACCTCGCCGGGGTTTCGGCGGAAGAGACCTGCGCCCACCTCGGAAAGAAGGCCCGGAACGCGCTCGCCGCATCGATCGCGGAGTTCCCGTTCCGGGTGGCGAGGCTCGGCGGGTTCAACGAAGCGATGGCGACGCGGGGCGGGGTCGCTCTCGAGGGGATCAACCCAAAAACGATGGCATCGAAGATCGTCCCTAACCTCTACTGCATCGGCGAGGTGCTCGATATCGACGGCGACACCGGCGGCTACAACCTCCAGGCCGCATTCTCCACCGCAGCACTCGCCGCCCGGCACATCGCCGGCGGTAACGCCTCCCGGTGA
- a CDS encoding DUF2341 domain-containing protein, which yields MHVTRIVLGGLIALLLAAGAGAATADVTTHYWLGGDTAGVFAHRQAVSVENPSTIDGLAVPFNATYLPGMRPDFADIRFMDGDGTPLPYWIENTTAGSHARVWLALPANATEVAMLYGNPEARDAGDPDAVYLFFEDYEQGDLSRWSSCGSSALVQSDVVQSGAYAGDINVSDPDLPEFNDRRVCTANISAGPIAIEGDFRVSEFGKWCGSGYIQAGNGTDRLYALHLRNGSVQHYAGDHRNFSADKRAETDTWYHVRIVLDTPNATEYAWMDGEYLGSAPMRFADGSPVPEDAVFDTFALIGSSAWSSGDPHHFYADNVVVRRYEPAPPVLSYADGPISP from the coding sequence ATGCATGTCACACGGATCGTTCTCGGAGGGCTCATCGCACTGCTCCTCGCCGCCGGTGCCGGGGCGGCTACGGCGGACGTGACTACGCATTACTGGCTGGGCGGCGATACCGCCGGGGTCTTCGCTCACCGCCAGGCGGTCTCGGTCGAGAACCCCTCCACCATCGACGGCCTTGCCGTCCCGTTCAACGCCACATACCTCCCCGGGATGCGGCCGGACTTCGCCGATATCCGGTTTATGGATGGAGACGGGACTCCTCTCCCCTACTGGATCGAGAACACGACCGCCGGCTCCCACGCCCGCGTCTGGCTCGCCCTCCCGGCAAACGCGACGGAGGTCGCGATGCTCTACGGCAACCCCGAGGCCCGGGACGCCGGCGATCCCGACGCGGTCTATCTCTTCTTCGAGGACTACGAGCAGGGCGACCTCTCGCGGTGGTCGTCCTGCGGTTCGAGCGCCCTCGTTCAGTCCGATGTCGTCCAGAGCGGCGCCTATGCCGGGGATATCAACGTCTCCGACCCCGACCTCCCGGAGTTCAACGACAGAAGGGTCTGTACCGCGAATATCTCCGCGGGCCCGATCGCCATCGAGGGGGACTTCCGGGTCAGCGAGTTCGGGAAGTGGTGCGGGTCGGGCTACATCCAGGCCGGGAACGGAACCGACCGGCTCTACGCTCTCCACCTCAGGAACGGGTCGGTGCAGCACTATGCCGGCGACCACCGGAACTTCTCCGCCGACAAGCGGGCCGAGACCGATACCTGGTACCACGTCAGGATCGTTTTAGATACGCCGAACGCCACCGAGTACGCCTGGATGGACGGCGAATACCTGGGGAGTGCGCCCATGCGGTTTGCCGACGGGTCGCCGGTGCCGGAGGATGCGGTCTTTGATACGTTCGCCCTGATCGGGTCTTCCGCGTGGAGTTCCGGCGATCCGCATCACTTCTACGCCGACAACGTCGTCGTCAGGAGATACGAGCCTGCCCCGCCGGTGCTCTCTTACGCGGACGGCCCGATCAGCCCGTAA
- a CDS encoding prenyltransferase, with translation MDTRALRDFIRLGRFPFLLSGFIPFTAGALLASLLGARFTPAQFLFGYAAMAAAHLSVNYSNDYFDADADRFVEKTSISGGSGVLAVNPGLKPAAFRAAVILMAISILIGYLFVTVYDFPVIFLVFGIAGNLLGWFYTAPPIALAYHNLGEVANMITFGLLMPGAGYFVARGTLDAAFFAFAVPLCLYGLVFITSVEIPDLEGDIAGGKRTLVVRRGRVFGFALIGLAATLATAALAVFALTGFFAPVDFRPVALVSLIPLGIALWGFSHRCAERACALPHAVRNIVGYFLFQGLVVAYFAFVAVTG, from the coding sequence ATGGACACCCGTGCCCTCCGAGATTTCATCCGGCTCGGCCGGTTCCCCTTCCTCCTCTCGGGCTTTATCCCGTTCACCGCCGGAGCGCTCCTCGCGTCTCTCCTCGGGGCACGGTTCACCCCGGCCCAGTTTCTCTTCGGCTACGCGGCCATGGCGGCGGCGCATCTCTCCGTCAACTACAGCAACGACTACTTCGATGCCGATGCCGACCGGTTCGTTGAGAAAACGTCGATATCCGGGGGGAGCGGCGTCCTCGCCGTCAACCCCGGCCTGAAACCCGCCGCGTTCCGGGCAGCGGTCATCCTGATGGCGATCTCGATCCTGATCGGGTATCTCTTCGTGACCGTCTACGACTTCCCGGTCATCTTCCTCGTCTTCGGCATAGCGGGGAACCTGCTCGGCTGGTTCTACACGGCGCCGCCGATTGCGCTTGCCTACCATAACCTCGGCGAGGTCGCCAACATGATCACCTTCGGCCTCCTGATGCCGGGTGCGGGCTATTTCGTCGCGAGAGGGACGCTGGATGCCGCCTTCTTCGCGTTCGCCGTCCCGCTCTGCCTTTACGGCCTTGTCTTCATCACGAGCGTCGAGATCCCGGACCTGGAAGGCGACATCGCCGGCGGGAAGCGGACGCTCGTCGTCCGACGGGGCCGCGTCTTCGGTTTTGCGCTCATCGGCCTCGCGGCGACCCTCGCGACCGCGGCGCTCGCCGTCTTCGCCCTCACCGGCTTCTTCGCACCCGTGGACTTCCGGCCGGTGGCGCTCGTATCCCTCATCCCGCTCGGGATTGCTCTGTGGGGGTTCTCGCACCGGTGCGCCGAACGGGCATGCGCTCTTCCACATGCCGTCAGGAACATCGTGGGCTACTTCCTCTTCCAGGGGCTTGTCGTCGCTTACTTCGCCTTCGTGGCCGTTACGGGCTGA
- a CDS encoding DUF1294 domain-containing protein, with protein MVDTLLPGAALVIYALVNAVSFIAYYHDKKSAEKNAWRTPEKTLLALALFGPFGAFAAMRAFRHKTQKGKFRLVPLFLCLHLVLAAALVMGLL; from the coding sequence ATGGTGGATACCTTACTGCCGGGCGCTGCCCTGGTGATCTATGCTCTGGTGAATGCCGTCTCGTTCATTGCCTACTACCACGACAAAAAGTCTGCAGAGAAGAATGCGTGGAGGACGCCCGAAAAAACGCTCCTCGCCCTCGCGCTCTTCGGGCCGTTCGGCGCCTTTGCCGCGATGCGTGCCTTCCGGCACAAGACGCAGAAAGGAAAGTTCAGGCTTGTCCCTCTCTTCCTCTGCCTGCACCTCGTGCTCGCCGCGGCGCTCGTCATGGGTCTCCTGTAA
- a CDS encoding UbiA family prenyltransferase: MRETLAALANLTRAHFFFVWPLLFCSGLALAFVNYGGFSWELVVRAALIGLFGFEAGFALNDYVDREYDRRDVNGSLTRYWRPFGERPIPAGKLSPRAAFAIFLLLAGLAAALAATLPSPHNLYVLGIMGYSYAVEYFYQITKRNQKIPLAQIVGRTDFALFPVAGYLVYGSPDATALLFFLFFYPWTLAHLGANDIADIANDRTRGMATTPVLYGMKGAAAWVLGFSAVHAGMALVFGLALGPIAVAGFAVGLILLGAANYLILRGKTPDAAMRALPLMHGSLLVYAAAIIAGAVL, translated from the coding sequence ATGAGAGAGACCCTTGCGGCGCTCGCGAACCTGACCCGCGCCCATTTCTTCTTCGTCTGGCCCCTGCTCTTCTGCTCGGGGCTGGCGCTCGCGTTCGTGAACTACGGCGGGTTCTCGTGGGAGCTCGTCGTCCGGGCAGCGCTGATCGGCCTCTTTGGGTTCGAAGCCGGGTTCGCCCTGAACGACTACGTCGACCGGGAGTACGACAGAAGAGACGTCAACGGCTCGCTCACCCGCTACTGGCGGCCGTTCGGCGAGCGCCCGATACCGGCAGGAAAACTCTCCCCCCGGGCGGCGTTCGCCATCTTCCTCCTCCTCGCCGGCCTCGCGGCCGCGCTCGCGGCAACCCTGCCTTCGCCGCACAACCTCTACGTCCTCGGGATCATGGGCTACTCCTACGCCGTCGAGTACTTCTACCAGATAACGAAGCGGAACCAGAAGATCCCCCTCGCCCAGATCGTCGGGCGGACGGACTTCGCCCTCTTCCCCGTCGCCGGCTACCTGGTGTATGGCAGCCCGGACGCGACCGCTCTCCTCTTCTTCCTCTTCTTCTACCCCTGGACGCTCGCGCACCTCGGGGCAAACGACATCGCCGATATCGCAAACGACCGCACCCGGGGGATGGCGACGACCCCCGTCCTGTACGGCATGAAGGGCGCGGCCGCCTGGGTTCTCGGCTTCTCGGCCGTCCACGCGGGTATGGCGCTCGTCTTCGGTCTTGCGCTCGGACCGATCGCCGTCGCCGGGTTCGCGGTGGGGCTCATCCTCCTCGGGGCCGCAAACTACCTCATCCTCCGGGGGAAGACCCCGGACGCGGCGATGCGGGCGCTCCCGCTCATGCACGGATCGCTGCTCGTCTACGCCGCGGCGATCATCGCGGGTGCCGTGCTTTAG
- a CDS encoding cupredoxin domain-containing protein yields MTPEAVRAVARVTVAIAAENFGFSTETITVPAGAEVTVEFDNRDDGVPHNVAVYTDSSAADAIFVGEIVTGPTRATYTFTAPETPGNYFFRCDVHPAMHGAFIVT; encoded by the coding sequence GTGACCCCGGAAGCGGTCCGCGCCGTCGCGAGGGTGACCGTCGCGATCGCAGCCGAGAACTTCGGCTTCAGCACGGAGACGATAACGGTTCCCGCAGGTGCGGAGGTGACGGTCGAGTTCGACAACCGGGATGACGGGGTTCCGCACAACGTCGCGGTCTACACGGACTCTTCCGCGGCCGATGCGATCTTCGTCGGCGAGATCGTCACCGGTCCCACCCGCGCCACCTACACCTTCACGGCACCCGAGACCCCGGGAAACTACTTCTTCCGGTGCGATGTCCATCCTGCGATGCACGGGGCGTTCATCGTGACGTAG